Part of the Candidatus Methylomirabilota bacterium genome, GAGAGAGCGGATGTAGGCGATCATCTTCCACACCTGGTCCGGCTCGAGATCGCCGAACACCTTGGGCATCGTGCTCTCGGCAATCTCGCCCTTGATCAGCTTGAAGAGCACCTCGTCGCTGCTGCCGAACTTCCAGACGTCGTCCATCAGCGGCATCCCCATGCCGCCGCCTCCCAGCACCCCATGGCAGCCGGAGCACCCGCGCTGCAGGTAGAGCGTCCGGCCTTCCTGGATCGCCTGGGCGTTGCCGGTGTAGGGGTTTAGCTTCTTGACGGCGTTGGGACTCTGGCCGCCGGCCGGCCCGCAGAGGCCGACCACCAGCGCGAGGGCGACCCCCGCGCCGAGCGCGAGACCGCGCACCGCTTAGCCTCCCGCCCCCTTCGTCCCGGGCGCGTCGGCTGGCAGCAGCGGCACCCCGTAGTCCTCGAGGACCTTCCGGATGTCGACCCGACGGCGGTCGAGCACGTCCTCCAGTCGCGTCTTCAACGCCTGGTCACCCTTCTTCACCCCCATGGAGATGTCGAAGGCGAGGGGCACGCCGGGGTCACCGGTGAGGGGCACCAGCTCGAGGGGGACGTTCAGCTTCTTCGCGAAATAGCCGACGAGCGGGCCCCAGGCGACGGCCACGTCGATCGTGCCGACCACCAGGTCCGTCACGAGCTTGCTGGGCCGCTCCGACGTCGGACCGCGGGGATCGTAGAAGAGCGAGTAGCCGACTACGTTGTCGAGGATCCCGCGTCGGGCCAGGGCCTCCTCGGGAGGCGTGTTGCGGTGGACGCCGATCCGAAGCTGCCGCAGGGCGGGAGCGTCGAGCGTCGTGATCTGGCGCCCGCTCTTCTCGTGGTACGCGATGACGTAGGCGGATCGATAGTACGGCTTGGTCCATAGCACCGGGTCGTAGCCCTTGGGGATGCCGATCAGCACATCGCACTGGTCGGCCCGGAGCGTGTTCCTCACCAGTCCCCGCTGGTGCGGCCACCAGTAATAGCTGAGCGGCGCGCCGAGCTCCCGCGCCACCAGCTCGGCGATCTTGTTCTCGAAGCCCTGCTGTTGCTGGTTGGAGAAGGGGAGATTGTCGGGGTCGGCGCACACGCGAAATGGCTTCGCGTCGTTGCTGAGGGCGTGACCCGCGAGGAGCGACGTCACCACCAGCAGCGCGCCGAGAGATCCGGCCAGCCACCGGCGACCCACTGTGTTCACCTCACGATCCGAGCGCCAGCTCTGACGGCGCGACCGTGTCGCGCGCAACGTGAATGGGGAGGTTTGGAGGGGGCGGTCCGCCGCCCCCTCCAAGCTAGTGCCGTTCCAACTTGTTGATACTAAATCTGTCCACGAACGACGTACACGGTGCCTTCCTAGGCGCGAATAGTTGGAACGGCACTAGTGGTCAGTCGAGCACGAAAACGTGCAGGGTGCCACCGACCGTCGTGACCTTGTCCAGGCCCGCCTTGTAGGCGACGCCCACCGCGCCCAGGGCTCCGAAGGGATCCTGCGGCGGGAGGTTCGCCGCGATCGGGAGCCCGAACCAGCCACCGACACCGGAGTAGATGGCGACGTATTGCTTGCCGTCAGGGCCGATGTAGGTCATGGGATTCCCGATCGATCCGGAGGCAAGCTTGTGCTTCCAGAGCAGGTTGCCGTTCTTGATGTCCACGGCCTTGAACCAGCCGTCCATCGTGCCGTAGAAGGCGACGTCGCCGGCGGTGACCAGCGTGCCGCTCCAGACCGGGAACGGCTCCTTGACCCCCCAGACCTTCTTGCCCTTGGTGGGGTCCCACGCGATGAACTCGCCGAGGTGGCCACCGG contains:
- a CDS encoding c-type cytochrome, with product MRGLALGAGVALALVVGLCGPAGGQSPNAVKKLNPYTGNAQAIQEGRTLYLQRGCSGCHGVLGGGGMGMPLMDDVWKFGSSDEVLFKLIKGEIAESTMPKVFGDLEPDQVWKMIAYIRSLYVGDPSRVDW
- a CDS encoding substrate-binding domain-containing protein; this translates as MNTVGRRWLAGSLGALLVVTSLLAGHALSNDAKPFRVCADPDNLPFSNQQQQGFENKIAELVARELGAPLSYYWWPHQRGLVRNTLRADQCDVLIGIPKGYDPVLWTKPYYRSAYVIAYHEKSGRQITTLDAPALRQLRIGVHRNTPPEEALARRGILDNVVGYSLFYDPRGPTSERPSKLVTDLVVGTIDVAVAWGPLVGYFAKKLNVPLELVPLTGDPGVPLAFDISMGVKKGDQALKTRLEDVLDRRRVDIRKVLEDYGVPLLPADAPGTKGAGG